A single window of Dendropsophus ebraccatus isolate aDenEbr1 chromosome 5, aDenEbr1.pat, whole genome shotgun sequence DNA harbors:
- the LOC138792574 gene encoding keratin, type II cytoskeletal 7-like, whose protein sequence is MSFQRSSFSARSAVPQGGYSSVRVSQTRSSSGGAGAGFGRAGGFSSSSLSNLGSVKRSVSYGVSSGRSGAGIGGGSLYGLGGGAGAGAGFGGGFGSGFGGGFGAGAGAGALAGPGIQEVTINQSLLAPLNLEIDPTIQTVRKEEKEQIKTLNNKFASFIDKVRFLEQQNKVLETKWELLQNQKSSSKSSNVGPLFEAYIANLRRQLDSLVNDKGRLDGELRNMQDLVEDFKNKYEDEINKRTAAENEFVVLKKDVDAAYMNKVELEAKVDALTDEINFLRTLYEAELRELQAQISDTSVVLSMDNNRALDLDSIIAEVKAQYEEIAAKSRAEAESVYQNKFQELQATAGRHGDDLRTTKTEISELNRAIQRLQAEIENVKAQRAKLEAQIADAEGRGELALKDAREKMADLEAALQKAKQDMARQLREYQELMNVKLALDIEIATYRKLLEGEESRLSGENVGTVSVSVVNSSSSSGGGSGFAGGSGFAGGSGFAGGSGYSSYGGSTFSAAPSFGAGSGFGSSVKFGSGGGSSSASKSYSVTSSSRSSLRY, encoded by the exons ATGTCTTTCCAAAGAAGCAGCTTCAGCGCTCGCTCAGCTGTCCCCCAGGGAGGCTACAGCTCAGTTAGAGTCAGCCAGACCCGTTCATCCAGTGGAGGAGCTGGTGCAGGATTTGGAAGGGCAGGAGGCTTCAGCAGCTCAAGCCTGTCCAACCTGGGCTCAGTGAAGAGAAGCGTCTCCTACGGTGTTTCCAGTGGCAGATCTGGTGCTGGCATTGGTGGTGGCTCACTCTATGGCCTTGGAGGTGGAGCTGGAGCTGGAGCTGGGTTCGGTGGTGGCTTTGGCAGTGGCTTTGGTGGTGGATTCGGAGCCGGAGCTGGAGCTGGAGCTTTAGCTGGACCTGGAATCCAAGAAGTCACCATCAACCAAAGCCTGCTGGCACCCCTTAATCTGGAGATTGACCCCACAATCCAGACCGTtaggaaggaagagaaggaacaGATCAAGACATTGAACAACAAATTTGCTTCTTTCATCGACAAG GTAAGATTCCTGGAACAACAAAACAAAGTCTTGGAGACAAAGTGGGAACTCCTGCAGAACCAAAAGTCTTCTTCAAAGTCCAGTAACGTCGGACCCCTGTTTGAAGCTTACATTGCCAACCTCAGGAGGCAGCTAGACAGCCTGGTCAATGATAAGGGCAGACTGGATGGAGAACTCAGAAACATGCAAGACTTGGTTGAAGACTTCAAGAACAA GTATGAGGATGAAATCAATAAGCGTACCGCAGCTGAAAACGAATTTGTTGTTCTTAAGaag GATGTGGATGCTGCTTACATGAACAAAGTAGAACTGGAAGCCAAGGTTGATGCTCTGACAGATGAAATCAACTTCCTGAGAACTCTGTATGAAGCT GAGCTGCGTGAGCTGCAGGCACAGATCTCAGACACCTCAGTTGTCCTGTCCATGGACAACAACAGAGCCCTGGACCTGGACAGTATCATCGCTGAAGTTAAGGCTCAATACGAAGAGATCGCCGCCAAGAGCCGTGCCGAAGCTGAGTCTGTGTACCAGAACAAA TTCCAGGAGCTCCAAGCCACAGCCGGACGCCATGGAGATGATCTACGCACCACCAAGACCGAGATCTCTGAGCTCAACCGTGCCATCCAAAGACTTCAGGCCGAGATTGAGAACGTGAAGGCCCAG CGTGCTAAGCTGGAAGCACAGATTGCTGATGCCGAAGGGCGTGGTGAACTGGCATTGAAGGATGCCCGTGAGAAGATGGCAGACCTGGAGGCTGCTCTGCAGAAGGCCAAGCAGGACATGGCTCGCCAACTGAGAGAGTACCAGGAACTGATGAATGTCAAGCTGGCTCTGGATATTGAGATCGCCACCTACAGGAAACTGCTGGAAGGAGAAGAGAGCAG ACTGTCTGGTGAAAATGTTGGCACTGTTAGCGTAT CTGTGGTGAACTCAAGCTCAAGCTCTGGAGGTGGAAGTGGATTTGCAGGTGGAAGTGGATTTGCAGGTGGAAGTGGATTTGCAGGTGGAAGTGGATATTCAAGCTACGGCGGTTCCACCTTTTCAGCTGCACCAAGCTTTGGGGCCGGATCCGGTTTCGGCAGCTCTGTCAAGTTCGGCAGCGGTGGTGGATCATCTAGCGCCTCAAAGTCCTACTCTGTGACATCATCCAGCAGAAGCAGCCTTAGATACTAA